The sequence CTTATTTCAAAAAAACATTAGAAATGCATCAAGAGCTTTTAGAACTGATTTATTCAATTTAAAAGCAAAAAAATGCGTACAAACAATCTAGGCTACCCGCGAATTGGTAGCAACAGAGAATTAAAAAAAGCCTGCGAACTATATTGGTCAGGCAAAATTACAAGTGATGAACTTGTAGCAACAGGAGAAAAAATCAGAAAAGACAATTGGCTATTACAGGCTAATGCCGGAATTGATTTAATTCCTTCCAATGACTTTTCTTTTTACGATCAAGTATTAGATCTAAGTTTAACTTTGGGGGCAATTCCCGAACAGTACAAAGAATTTTCAGAAAAAAATTCTGAATTAGATCTTTATTTTGCAATGGCAAGAGGTGCTCAAAAAGACAACCTTGATGTAAAAGCAATGGAAATGACGAAATGGTTCGACACTAACTACCATTATATTGTTCCTGAATTTACAAGAAATCAAAAATTCAGTTTGTTCTCTGAAAAAATAATAAACGAATTCAAAGAAGCAAAAAAACTAGGAATAAAAACAAAACCAGTCTTAATAGGTCCTGTTTCCTATTTATTACTTGGAAAAGAAAAACAAACAGGTTTTCACCGAATAGAACTAATCAACAATTTACTTCCTGTTTACTTTGAAATCCTAAAGAAATTAGAAGCCGAAGACGTAGAATACATTCAATTTGACGAACCTTTTCTTGCACTCAATTTAAGTGATATTGAACGAGCAGCAATAACGAGAACCTACAATGAAATCAACAATCACTTCCCTACAATTAAAATCATAGTAGCCAATTATTTTGATTGTTTTGGAGAGAATTTAAGAACCGCATTGTCATTACCTGTACATACTTTACATTTAGACCTTGTTCGCTGTTCTTTGCAACTTGATGATATCTTAGCCTCTAAATACCTTTCTGACAAAACTCATTTCTCATTAGGAATTGTTGACGGAAGAAATATATGGAAAAATGATTTTAAAGAATCTTTATCTTTAATCAAAAAAGCAATTAATGCCTTCGGAAAAGACAGAATTTTAATTGCACCATCTTGTTCGTTGCTTCATTCTCCTTGTGATTTGGAACTTGAAACCAACGAAACAACTCTTACACCAGAAATTAAGCAATGGCTCGCTTTTTCAAAACAAAAAATAGAAGAAGTTGTATTACTTAAAAAATTTGCTTGTAGCGAATTAGATGCCAAGAATCATCCTGAATATATTGAAAATACAATTGCAAATGCGAAAAGGAAAACTGCCACAATTATACATAACGAAACTGTAAAAAATCGCGTATCAAAAATCGCTGAAAAAGATTCTCAGCGAGACAATTCATTCATTATTCGAAGAAAAAAACAAATTGAAGCATTGCAACTTCCATTATTCCCAACAACAACCATTGGATCTTTCCCTCAAACAACCGAAGTAAGAAGTTGGAGAGCAAAATTCAAAAAAGGCGAACTTACTCAACAACATTATGACGAATTAATTCAAAAAGAAACCGAGGAAACAATACGTTTTCAAGAAGAAACAGGTATTGACGTTTTAGTTCACGGGGAATTTGAACGTAATGATATGGTTGAATATTTCGGCGAACAACTTGATGGTTTTACATTTACAAAAAATGGTTGGGTACAAAGTTATGGTAGTCGATGTGTTAAACCTCCAATAATTTACGGAGATGTTTCTCGTCCAAAACCAATGACGGTCAAATGGTCTGAATTCGCACAGTCTTTAACAAGCAAATGGGTTAAAGGTATGCTTACTGGCCCTGTTACAATTCTTCAATGGTCATTTGTTAGAAACGATCAACCAAGGGCTACAACTTGTACACAAATTGCATTAGCTATTCGAGATGAAGTAGTAGACTTAGAGAATGCAGGTATAAAAATCATACAAATAGACGAACCCGCTATAAGAGAAGGCCTGCCCTTACGCAAGGAAGAATGGAACAATTATCTGGATTGGGCGATAAAAGCCTTTAGAATAGCCGCAAGCGGTGTTAAAGACGATACTCAAATTCACACACATATGTGTTATAGCGAATTTAACGACATTATTCAAAACATTGCCGATATGGATGCTGATATTATTACTATCGAATGTTCCCGTTCGCAAATGGAACTCCTTGATGCTTTTGCTGATTTCAAATACCCGAATGAAATTGGACCAGGTGTTTATGATATTCACTCTCCTCGTGTTCCTTCAAGCAAAGAGATGTTGCATTTACTTGAGAAAGCGACTGCTGTTATCCCTGCCGATCAATTATGGGTGAATCCTGATTGTGGTTTAAAAACGCGTCATTGGGATGAAACAAAAAAGGCATTAATTGAAATGGTTGATGCTGCAAAAAAAATGAGAGTACTCGCCCAAAAAGAAGTGCTTGTATAGATTTATTAAAAAAAACAGCCAAACAAATTTGTTTGGCTGTTTATATTTAATAATTATTATTTTAATTATGGTTTATCGTTCGCTAAAAAGAAATCTCTAGTCTTCTTAGGGTATTGCTTATAATTAATATCACTTGGATTCTCTATAATAGATTTAATTGTGATTTCATCACCTAGTTTAAACTTAGACATAACATGTTTATAATCTAACAAATAAGCACCACAGAAAAAATTCCCTTTTTCATCTTGCTCAATAATTCCAGTAAATACTCCTTTTTTCTCTCTAGACATGGTATTATATATTTTTTTCAAAGGTACGAAATCTACTCATCTAATGAAACAAAAAAAAACAGCCATCGATTGATGACTGTTTTATAAATATTAAAATTTTATTTACTTACGAACCACACATTTCACAATCATCCGGTTCTGCATTTTTCGAACGTTCAATCATTGCTTTAAATTCGGCTTCGGTCATTTCTGCCTCAACTTCAACCGCAACAGGTTCTTTTTTCTTATCGTTATTCAATGTAAACTTAATTGCATCTACAGCAGATTTTGTTCTTAAATAATACATTCCTGTTTTCAATCCGCTTTTCCAAGCATAGAAATGCATTGACGTTAGTTTCGCCATTGTTGCTCCTTCCATAAACAAGTTTAATGACTGAGATTGATCGATAAAATATCCTCTCTGACGAGACATATCTATAATATCTTTCATACTCATTTCCCAAACTGTTTTATACAAGTCTTTAATTTCTTGCGGAATATTATCTATATTTTGAATAGAACCATTATTACGCATTACTTCTTGCTTAAGATTTTCATCCCAAAGCCCTAATTCAACCAAATCATGAAGTAAATGTTTGTTTACAACAATAAACTCACCAGACAATACTCTTCTTGTATAGATATTTGAAGTATACGGCTCAAACGCTTCGTTATTCCCTAATATTTGAGAAGTAGATGCAGTAGGCATTGGTGCCAACAACAATGAGTTACGAACTCCATTTGCCATTACTTCTTTACGAAGCGAAGCCCAATCCCATCTTCCAGATAATTCTTCATCTTTTACGCCCCACATATTATACTGGAATTCTCCTTGTGATATTGGAGAACCTTCAAACGTTGAGTATGGCCCTTCTTCTTTTGCCAATTCCATAGAAGCCGTTACAGCTGCAAAATAGATTGTCTCAAAAATTTCTTGATTTAACTTTTTAGCAGCATCACTTGTAAAAGGCATTCTTAACATAATGAACGCATCAGCTAAACCTTGAACACCTAAACCAACTGGTCTATGACGTAAATTTGAATTTTCTGCTTCTTTAACTGGATAATAATTTCTATCAATTACTCTATTTAAATTACGTGTAATTCTTTTCGTTACATCGTACAAAAATTGATGATTGAATGCCCCATCTTCAATAAACATTGGCAATGATATTGAGGCTAAATTACAAACTGCAATTTCATCTTTCGATGTATATTCCATAATTTCAGTACATAAATTCGAAGAACGAATAGTACCTAAATTCTTTTGATTCGATTTTCTGTTCGCAGCATCTTTGTACAACATATACGGTGTACCAGTTTCAATTTGCGATTCTAATATTTTTTCCCAAAGCTCACGCGCTTTGATTGTTTTTCTTCCTTTTCCAGCGTTTTCATACCCAATATACATTGCTTCAAACTCGTCTCCATAAACATCATATAATCCAGGACATTCATTAGGACACATTAATGTCCAAGTTGCATTTTCTTCAACACGCTTCATGAATAAATCACACATCCACATTGCAAAGAACAAATCTCTTGCACGCATTTCTTCTTTTCCGTGATTTTTCTTTAAATCTAAGAAATCGAAAATATCTGCATGCCACGGCTCAATATATATTGCAAAACTTCCTTTTCTTTTCCCTCCACCTTGATCAACATAACGTGCTGTATCATTAAAGACACGTAACATTGGAACAATTCCGTTAGAAGTACCATTAGTTCCACGAATATAAGAACCCGTTGCTCTAACATTATGAATAGACAACCCAATTCCTCCCGCAGATTGCGAAATCATTGCCGTTTGCTTTAAAGTATCATAAATTCCATCTATACTATCATCTTGAACCGCTAAAAGGAAACATGATGACATTTGTGGTTTTGGCGTTCCTGCATTAAATAATGTTGGTGTTGCATGCGTAAAAAACTTCTTAGACATTAATTCATAAGTCTCAATCGCTGCATCGATATCATTTAAATGTATTCCTACAGAAACACGCATTAACATATGTTGTGGACGTTCTACTATTTTTCCGTTTATTTTTAATAAATACGAACGTTCTAAGGTTTTAAATCCAAAATAATCATAATTAAAATCACGATTATAAATTATGGTTGAATCTAATTTCTCTGCATTTTCCATTATCACATTAAACACTTCGTCAGAAAGCAATGGTGCCTCTTGACCCGTTCTTTGATTAACATAATGATACATTTCTGTCATTGTTTCAGAGAACGATTTTGTTGTGTTTTTGTGCAAATTAGAAACTGCTATACGAGCGGCTAATTGTGCATAATCAGGATGCGAAATAGTCATAGACGCAGCTGTTTCTGCAGCTAAATTATCTAATTCTGAAGTTGTAACTCCATCATACAAACCTTCAATTACACGCATTGCAACTTTTACAGGATCGACTAATTCATTCAGTTCATAACATAAAAATCTAATTCTGTCCGTAATTTTATCAAACATTACTGGCTCTCTTCTTCCGTCTCTTTTTACTACATTCATTATTTTACTCCTGATTTAATTGTGGTTAATAGCCAAGATTAATTTCCCTTCCTAATCTTGATGGAAGTCAAGACATTACTTTTTTACAAGTAGCATCTAATCTACCGATTTACCATTTGGCTTGAAGAATAGCAGCTCCCCATTCCTAAAATTCGGATTTTTCTTAATTTGTTATTCTTTGCTTGTATTCTAAAAATCTGCGTCAAAGCTAATTTTCCCAGATTCGGAATCCGTATTCATAACTCCTGCTTTTTGATATTCTGCAACTCTTTTTTCAAAGAAGTTAGTTTTACCTTGTAATGATATCATATCCATAAAATCGAATGGATTTGAAGCATTATAAACTCTTTCACATTCCAACTCTACTAATAGCCTATCGGTTACAAATTCTAAATATTGCGTCATTAAAGTAGCATTCATACCAATCAAACTTACAGGAAGCGACTCAGTAACAAACTCTCTTTCTATCTTTAGTGCATCTATAATAATTTCTTTTATTCTCTCTTTTGGCACTTTATTTATTAAATGGTGATTATGAATATGTACTGCAAAATCACAATGTACACCCTCATCACGAGAAATTAATTCATTAGAAAATGTTAACCCTGGCATTAACCCTCTTTTCTTCAACCAAAAGATAGAACAGAATGCTCCCGAAAAGAATATCCCTTCAACGGCCGCAAAAGCTATTAATCTCTCAGCAAAAGAATCTGATTCAATCCATTTTAATGCCCATTCAGCTTTTTTCTTAATTGCTGGAAAAACATCAATTGCATGAAATAATTTATCTTTTTCTACCTCATCTTTAACATAAGTGTCAATTAGAAGAGAATAGGTTTCACTATGAATGTTTTCCATCATAATTTGAAAACCATAGAAAAACTTTGCTTCTGCATACTGCACTTCATTAACGAAATTCTCTGCTAAGTTTTCATTCACAATACCATCTGAAGCTGCAAAAAAAGCTAAAATATGTTTGATGAAATATTTTTCATCCTCGCTTAATTTTGTATTCCAATCTGTGACATCTTGATGTAAATCTATTTCTTCAGCAGTCCAAAAACTTGCCTCCATTTTTTTATACCATTCCCATATATCATGATGTTTAATTGGAAAAATAACAAAACGGTCTTTGTTTTCTTGTAAAATTGGTTCGACTACCGACATAGTTCTTTGATTTAAACGTATTTAATTATTGATTTATTGTATTGATAAGGAGACTACAAAGTTTGCAATTTGTAATGATAAATAAAAGCCAAACTTATTCACAATTAGTGCAAGTTTTTAACAACGAGTAATGTTTTTCTTACTCAAAAAAAAAGTTGCTAACTAATTGATTGTCAGTGATTTATTTATTTGTCAAAATAATACAAATAAGCTGTTAACAGCAGTAAACACTTTTGCTAAGAGGTGTTTTTTAGTAAAAAAAATGAAGCTTATTTTTTCATTTCTTGAGCCACTTTTTCTAACTCATCATACCATTGTTGTCCAAATTTCCGAACTAAAGCTTCTTTTACAAATTTATAAATAGGAACTTCTAATTCTTTACCTAAAGAACAAGCATCTGAACAAATATGCCATTTATGATAATTTACAGCTGCAAAATCTGAATATTCTTTAACACGAACAGGATACAAATGACAAGACACGGGTTTTTTCCAATCGATTAGACCTTGATTATAGGCTTGTTCTATACCGCAAAGTGCCGTTTTTTTATCAAAAATAACATAAGCACAATCTCTCCCTTCAATCAATGTTGTTTCAAACTCTCCGTCTTCCGAAGTCACATAAGTTCCTTGCTCCTCAATTGCTTTTATTCCTTCTAGGCGTAAAAAG is a genomic window of Flavobacterium jumunjinense containing:
- the metE gene encoding 5-methyltetrahydropteroyltriglutamate--homocysteine S-methyltransferase, whose protein sequence is MRTNNLGYPRIGSNRELKKACELYWSGKITSDELVATGEKIRKDNWLLQANAGIDLIPSNDFSFYDQVLDLSLTLGAIPEQYKEFSEKNSELDLYFAMARGAQKDNLDVKAMEMTKWFDTNYHYIVPEFTRNQKFSLFSEKIINEFKEAKKLGIKTKPVLIGPVSYLLLGKEKQTGFHRIELINNLLPVYFEILKKLEAEDVEYIQFDEPFLALNLSDIERAAITRTYNEINNHFPTIKIIVANYFDCFGENLRTALSLPVHTLHLDLVRCSLQLDDILASKYLSDKTHFSLGIVDGRNIWKNDFKESLSLIKKAINAFGKDRILIAPSCSLLHSPCDLELETNETTLTPEIKQWLAFSKQKIEEVVLLKKFACSELDAKNHPEYIENTIANAKRKTATIIHNETVKNRVSKIAEKDSQRDNSFIIRRKKQIEALQLPLFPTTTIGSFPQTTEVRSWRAKFKKGELTQQHYDELIQKETEETIRFQEETGIDVLVHGEFERNDMVEYFGEQLDGFTFTKNGWVQSYGSRCVKPPIIYGDVSRPKPMTVKWSEFAQSLTSKWVKGMLTGPVTILQWSFVRNDQPRATTCTQIALAIRDEVVDLENAGIKIIQIDEPAIREGLPLRKEEWNNYLDWAIKAFRIAASGVKDDTQIHTHMCYSEFNDIIQNIADMDADIITIECSRSQMELLDAFADFKYPNEIGPGVYDIHSPRVPSSKEMLHLLEKATAVIPADQLWVNPDCGLKTRHWDETKKALIEMVDAAKKMRVLAQKEVLV
- a CDS encoding DUF3109 family protein; amino-acid sequence: MFQLNKTIVSEELLEKEFVCNLSACKGACCVDGDAGAPLDKNETKILDDIYPIIKPFLRLEGIKAIEEQGTYVTSEDGEFETTLIEGRDCAYVIFDKKTALCGIEQAYNQGLIDWKKPVSCHLYPVRVKEYSDFAAVNYHKWHICSDACSLGKELEVPIYKFVKEALVRKFGQQWYDELEKVAQEMKK
- a CDS encoding ribonucleoside-diphosphate reductase subunit alpha, producing MNVVKRDGRREPVMFDKITDRIRFLCYELNELVDPVKVAMRVIEGLYDGVTTSELDNLAAETAASMTISHPDYAQLAARIAVSNLHKNTTKSFSETMTEMYHYVNQRTGQEAPLLSDEVFNVIMENAEKLDSTIIYNRDFNYDYFGFKTLERSYLLKINGKIVERPQHMLMRVSVGIHLNDIDAAIETYELMSKKFFTHATPTLFNAGTPKPQMSSCFLLAVQDDSIDGIYDTLKQTAMISQSAGGIGLSIHNVRATGSYIRGTNGTSNGIVPMLRVFNDTARYVDQGGGKRKGSFAIYIEPWHADIFDFLDLKKNHGKEEMRARDLFFAMWMCDLFMKRVEENATWTLMCPNECPGLYDVYGDEFEAMYIGYENAGKGRKTIKARELWEKILESQIETGTPYMLYKDAANRKSNQKNLGTIRSSNLCTEIMEYTSKDEIAVCNLASISLPMFIEDGAFNHQFLYDVTKRITRNLNRVIDRNYYPVKEAENSNLRHRPVGLGVQGLADAFIMLRMPFTSDAAKKLNQEIFETIYFAAVTASMELAKEEGPYSTFEGSPISQGEFQYNMWGVKDEELSGRWDWASLRKEVMANGVRNSLLLAPMPTASTSQILGNNEAFEPYTSNIYTRRVLSGEFIVVNKHLLHDLVELGLWDENLKQEVMRNNGSIQNIDNIPQEIKDLYKTVWEMSMKDIIDMSRQRGYFIDQSQSLNLFMEGATMAKLTSMHFYAWKSGLKTGMYYLRTKSAVDAIKFTLNNDKKKEPVAVEVEAEMTEAEFKAMIERSKNAEPDDCEMCGS
- a CDS encoding ribonucleotide-diphosphate reductase subunit beta — protein: MSVVEPILQENKDRFVIFPIKHHDIWEWYKKMEASFWTAEEIDLHQDVTDWNTKLSEDEKYFIKHILAFFAASDGIVNENLAENFVNEVQYAEAKFFYGFQIMMENIHSETYSLLIDTYVKDEVEKDKLFHAIDVFPAIKKKAEWALKWIESDSFAERLIAFAAVEGIFFSGAFCSIFWLKKRGLMPGLTFSNELISRDEGVHCDFAVHIHNHHLINKVPKERIKEIIIDALKIEREFVTESLPVSLIGMNATLMTQYLEFVTDRLLVELECERVYNASNPFDFMDMISLQGKTNFFEKRVAEYQKAGVMNTDSESGKISFDADF